A window of Chlorobium phaeobacteroides DSM 266 genomic DNA:
TCGCGTTGGCGTAGATAGGCTCGCAACTCAGCGATCACTGAAGTCGGCTGAAAACTTGCGCGCAACAAGCCGAGCTGATGCAATTTCTGAAGCCATTGGGCATCGTTGCTATCAGTCTTCCTGCCGGGAACATTTTTAGCTTCACGGGCATTGACCAAGAACACCTTGAACCCGTAGTTTTCCAGAATTTCGAATGCCGGAATCCAGTACACGCCAGTCGACTCCATTGCTATAGTATCAATTCTGCATGCCGTCAGCCATTTCGCCATAGCGTGCAAATCACCGGTAAAGCTTTTGAAGCTTTTTACTGTTTCCTCTGCTCGATCCGGTGGAATGGCAACGTCATGAAACTGCGATCCGATGTCAATGCCCGCGGCATTGGGATGAACCAGCGACATTGTTGCCGCCTTCTTTGACTTTCTCATGAACCCTCCTGAAATAATAAGCCGAAAGGAGGGCTTGCGGTACAATCATTTTTCTAAACGGGATCATCTTTTCAGACGTCACCACTGCTGAGTCCGCATGAAGCCCTGAGCCATGTTTTTATACGGGGTGGACCACCAATAAGCGTTCGGCTGCTCCTTTCGGCTTGTTGACGTTATCCTTGTAAGATCGAGGTGTCTGAGTTTCTTTACAACAGAGAAGTGCGCTGCACCTTGTTTGTTTTTAACTGTGTCCTCATAGCTCTGGGTTTTGATTTGGTTGGCACCTTCAAACTACGAGCTATGGGTGTTTATTACGCTAACCCTGGGTGATTCTTATTTTCCGTTTTTGGCTTATTCTTGTTTTCCGATCACAACTGATCCACGTGATAGCAAAACTGTGAATATTGATACCCGGTAGGTCGATCCTGAAGATACTCTTCCCATAACACCTGCTTGGTCACATGAGAGTTCGTCTTGTTCAGCTCATCAGAAAAACGTTGCAGTTGGGGCTGGAGATCTGCATACCGTTCATCAGAGGTTTTGGTGGAACGGGGTGGGTGAACCAGAACAGAAAGATCGTAATCAGAGAGCGCATACAGCTCTGAAAACGGTTTTCCGCTGCTCGTAAACCGGTGCAGATAGCTTTTGATGGTGACGCGGTGAATACCTGTACTGCGATGGATTTCCCGTTGGGAACACTCCTCTGTTGTGGATGAATAAAGAGTGATGAGTTGAAGAGATATTCAAAAAGCCTCATTGTTCTTTTTTTGAACAATGAGGCTTTTTGAGGGTATTTCATTGATAAAGCATTACGAAATAAGGGCATGGAGCAATCAGAGATTGCAGCTTAACTGAAACATTTCAATCATTTTATCTGCGAACGACTTGCCGAATAGACGACATTTTTCAAATTCAGCTTCGTGAGGTTTGAACTTCACCATGACATTCTGATCGAAAACCTTGAGTTTAAGCATCGAGAGGTTGGTTTCGATCATTTTCACTCCTTCGCCGCTCCATCCATATGAACCAAACGCAGCAGCAAGTTTTCCTTTGTCTCTTATCGGATTAATTGCCGCAAAAAGATTGTATATCTGAAGAAGAATATTCTGGTTAATAGTTGGCGAACCTACAATCAATCCGTAACAGTGGGCAAGCTTGTCTTCAAGCTTTGAAAAGTGGATGTTTTCGATATCACAGATCTCGATGGTGAAATCGCAGGATTCTCTTAATCCCTCTGCAATTTTTTCTGCAAGAACGGCTGTGTTTTCATATGCTGAAACATAGGCGATAAGAATGTTTTTTTCATTCGGCAATGCGATAGCTTTCGTCGCCAGTCTATGCGAGAGATCAACATATTTTTTCCAGTTCGATCGTAAGATAGGACCGTGCCCCGGACAGATGATTTTTATATCGAGCGGCGCTATTTTTTCAATCGCCTGAAGCATATACTTACTGAAAGGTCTCAGGATCGCATCGTAATAGTAGGTAAACGCATCGTCAAAATCGCCTACAGCGTCATCATACATCCCTTCATGGCAAAAATGGGAACCAAAAGAATCGCAGGTAAAGAGTACGCGGTCTTCTTCAAGCCATGTGTAAATCGTATCCGGCCAGTGAAGATTGGGGGCATTGATAAAATGGAGCGTTTTATTGCCAAGATCGAGGGTATCTCCTGTTTTGACTACAAGAGATTTAAAATCATGGCCGGTTTGATCGCGTAAAAATTTGAGCGCATTGCCGCTTCCAACTACAGTGGCATGAGGAGCAACGCTCAACAAATTTCTGACGTTACCGGAATGATCAGGCTCGGTATGGTCTACAATAATGTATTCAATCTCTTCCGGATTGGTAACTTGTTTTATCTTATCAAGATAAATCGGCCAGAATTTTTCTTTCGTCGTTTCGACAATTGTTTTTTTATCGGCGTTAATAAAATATGAGTTATAGGTCGTACCATATTTTGTTTCCATAACGATGTCGAAAGTAATAAGACCGGGATCAAGCACACCGATCCATGTAACGTCCTGGGTTACAGGAAGAATTTTATTGTCAATCATTGGTAAGAAGAAATGAAGTGTTATAAAAAGTATGTGAAAATCTACACGATGACGTTCTTGATAGTTCCCGTAGCCAGCAGGATTGATTGTAAACCCTGTTAACAAAAGGTAACGACGCAATATAATAATTCTTCAAGGGTGTCGCGAGAAACAAGGGGCCTGCAATGATTTATTCCGGGATTTACGATCTTGAAAATGGTCCATGCATGCGGATTTCATCCCGGAAGGAAGAACTTCCGTCGATACCGCATGTTAAGCTTCAATCAATGCAACTCCTGCAGTTTCAATACAGACCAGCGGACCCTGTCGTATCAGTGTCGGTATGAATGATCTCCTTGATCAGCTCTATTCCTTCAGGAGTAAAGGAGAAGAGCGTATCGGATGAGAAAATAGAACTGTAATCCTGTGGTTTGAAAAAGGGAAGAAATTTCTGACAATGTTCA
This region includes:
- a CDS encoding FprA family A-type flavoprotein; this encodes MIDNKILPVTQDVTWIGVLDPGLITFDIVMETKYGTTYNSYFINADKKTIVETTKEKFWPIYLDKIKQVTNPEEIEYIIVDHTEPDHSGNVRNLLSVAPHATVVGSGNALKFLRDQTGHDFKSLVVKTGDTLDLGNKTLHFINAPNLHWPDTIYTWLEEDRVLFTCDSFGSHFCHEGMYDDAVGDFDDAFTYYYDAILRPFSKYMLQAIEKIAPLDIKIICPGHGPILRSNWKKYVDLSHRLATKAIALPNEKNILIAYVSAYENTAVLAEKIAEGLRESCDFTIEICDIENIHFSKLEDKLAHCYGLIVGSPTINQNILLQIYNLFAAINPIRDKGKLAAAFGSYGWSGEGVKMIETNLSMLKLKVFDQNVMVKFKPHEAEFEKCRLFGKSFADKMIEMFQLSCNL